In the Methanoculleus taiwanensis genome, ACCATTTGACAAAAGGATATCAAAGTCGTACATTTTAAGTTGAGGTAAATGATGAAGAATATTTTTTTCAGAAGTGAGGATTAGAGGAAATCCATACACGTCTGCTAATTCTTGCATTGAGGCATATCTGCGATTCATTTTTTTCCTCTCAATACCAAATAATTTAACTGAAAACCTAATCAAACCAATAAAATCACATTTTAATTTATCTATCAAACCGTTTGACTGTGGCACTGGTATATACCCAATTGCTATTACTATTTCGTGACTCGTTTTTGATATTGCATCAAGACCTAAACAAGTTTTGAGATTGTTTTCAGTGCCCAAGTATGCTATTCGCAATTTCATAGGGATAGCCCTCCTTGAAAAGTGTGCTGTCTATGATAGGAATTTAGAATCGACATGATAGCATTTAGCGGAAGATAATTTATCAATTGCTACCAATCATTGTTATCATTTGTCATCATGCTTAGATGTGGACAGAGGGAGCTGCCTCGAAGGTCAATTTCACATCCGTGTTCGCGACACAGTATGGCCTCCAATGGCAAATGCGTTAGTTTTCAGAACAGGATCGGAGTCCTAAAAAAGGCTCAACCTCCTCTGCCCACGCCCTCTGCTCAGGCTCCGACAAGAAGAGTATTTTCATCAGTTGAGCCTATGGCCGAGACGGCATCATAGGTGTTTTCACAAACAGTAATTCTCTTTCATAGGAATAGATTAAGTATTCCAGAATCCAACAAAAAAGTTACCTCAGAAAATCAATCATCAACCTGAAATCTTTACTGCGGAAAACCACATGAGGCCTAAAAAGACCTCAAACCAGATGAAAATCGATATGCAGATAGTGGGATGATATATGACACCTAAGTTGGGTAAAGTTGACAATATAAATATTTCCAACGAATTTTACGAAAATCTAGGAGATTTGCCAAAACAAAAGAGATTATCTCAGTTGGATCAGTACAGATATAAGTATGTGTCCGCATACTTATGCGGAGAATCGGTGTTAGATGTTGGTGCATATTATGGAGACTTTTTAAAACTTGGGCAAAAAATGGGCTATGAAATTAAAGGGACCGAAATCAATGATCTTCGAGTTTCAATTGCTAATGAAAATTTAGGCGGGAATTATGTCAGAAAGGATTTTTTACATGGGAAATTATCTTCATTTTCAGACTCTTCAGTAGATACTGTCGTATGCATGGAAGTACTTGAACATCTTGAAGACGATAAATTTGGTCTTTCAGAGCTTTTTAGGGTCGCAAAAAGGAGAGTTATTATCACAGTACCTTATAACGAGAAGGTCAGAACCGTTCTGTGCGTACATTGTAATAGATACACTCCATTATCCGGCCACTTGCACCAAATGTATGATGAAAGTAGTTTCGATGATTGTATCCCTGAATCATGGGAAAAGATAAAAACATGTACATTTGGCAATACTTTAACAAAATTTATTTATGCGACTGTGCCAATAAGGATATCACTAATTGATTTTGCTCTATCAAGGATTTATAAAGATAAAAATAATTGGATCGTTCAGATATTTGATAAACAGCAGTGAGAAATGAAAGAATATTGTGAATAACTCGCTCTCTACCCCCCTTCACCTCTTCTGCCGTGCTGCATAGTCCCCCAAGATTTCCCCCCTGGGGTTCTCCTGCGGTAGCTTCGCCCCAGGCCACCGCAGCAACCAGCATATTGTAACTCACATTGCGAGACCTCCCTATATCTCCCCCGGCAACTCTCTCTTGCGGTCGAGTGACCGGAATTATTCAGTGCGATATGACCCCACTAACTGGGTGAAGTTTGAAATTGCCTTTAAATTTAATATAATTAAAAACAGATACATTGCAAACATAATTAGTGCATAGATAGTCACTGTCATTATTACAGGTAATCCAAACAATTGACTGACATAAAATCCGACAAGAATTCCAAAAACGCGAGTAATATCCCACATGAGCATCCAATGATTGTACCCATATATTGTCAACTTTGATGTCGGAGATACAACAAACTGTGGAATGACCATCAGAGCTAGCGGGAGACAATACCAACCCGCATCTATCCAGACCTCCCCAAAAATGATAGGAACAACAATTGGAGCAAGGAGCGCAGGAATACCTATCAATGGAACAGCGATGAGTGATAGGTGCCTGACCGTTGTTATGTAAAGAGGCTTCAATTCAAGCGAATCTTCTCGAACCATCTTTGATGCTTCACCGAGGAAGGCCTGTGCCAGTGAAGTTGAGATAACGGATCCGGGAAGCACCAGCAGACTCTGAGCAAGCGCATACAGGCCGACAGTTTGAGAGCCGTATATTGCCAGGAGCATGAGAGCGGGAACCTGCAATGATAGGGTATTTACAATTGATGCAGGGAGATTAAAGGCCGGAAAACTCCAATATTCTTTTGCAACCGACTTGATGCCGTCAATAGATATCTTTCTCAGGCTATCCCACTCAGTTTTCCACATAGCTCGGGAGAAGGTACTTACTCCAAAAACTTGCGAAACAATCTGCCCGATTATCAATCCTATTGGCCCATAGGAAATAAAACCAAGAAGTATTTTGCATGCTGCCCCACTTGCACTCTGGTTTATCTTCGTGTACGTAATTCTCCGATAATCTCTCTGTCGTATTGCCCAGTGGTTAAGGATTGTGTACAGTCCCATACCGAAGAAACCGAGAATAAGCAGCCACAAGTACTGTACGAGAGATTCTAAATGAAAGACGGTAACCAGAATATCCCCTGCAAATAGTATGACAAATGTAAATCCAATCGATGTGACGATCAGTAATAGAAGACACAATGCAAAGAGATTTGCAGCAGTTTCATCCTGCTTTGGCAAAGGGTACGCAAACTCGTACCGAAAAGAGGCAGCAACAACTACTATCGATAATATTGAGGAATACACTGCGAGGACACCCAGATCCGAAGGACTATACAGCCGTGTAATGATGGGCAGCGTCACAATACCTATCAGTTGAGCCAATACCGTCCCGCTGCCGAGGACAAGAACACCTTTGTATAGCGGATTATTCGAGATGAATCGGATAAGTGCTTTAGCAAGGGGATTATTCTTCATTGATATGTTGAATATCTGCATTTGACGCTCCCCATCGGGACTGTTGTCACCTATATGCCTTTAGAGCTTGGATATTGTCCCGTATCACAAACGTGGATCAAGTGAAATAACCTTCATTCCATTGTCATATCATGATTCGCGAAACTCCATAGATCAACTTACTTAACTTTTGAGCATCTCCCTACCGCCCCACATAAATGCAGAAAATCTATGCAAAATCGCCACATTTATCTTCCCGCACCTTTAGGATGTCCTCCAGACCCTTCGCCTTCACTGACCAGTCAAGGTGCTCCATAGCATAGCAGCGCATCTTTTGTGGGTGATATGGATCAGCATAGGTTTCTGATGCAAATTTAATGACTTCCTTAACATCTACGGATGTTTCATCAGCAGGAAGGTACAGAAGATCTGGAAAATTATTGGAAAAATCAGGATCAGGTATGCCATAGATAAATGGAATTCCTCTAGCACAGTACTCTCGGGCTTTAAGGGTTGATGCTTCGCTTAGACCAATTCTATGGACCCCCAAACTCCCTACAGCAATATGGCACTGATCAAAAAGGCTATCAAGTTCTCTTCCACTCATGAATCCATGAAATATCACTTTATCAACGATCCCGAGATCTTCAGCCAGCTGTCTTATAGAAGGGAGTTCTGGCCCATCTCCGGCAACGTGGAGCGTGACTTCAAAGGTGCCGGAATAAACGGCAAGCCCATGTAACACACGATCCAGTCCGTGCCAGCGGCTTACGTTAGCAACGCAGAGGAGACGGAGTTCATTGCCAGCAAATGGCAATGGCTTTCTGACCGAAACTGAGGCGACATCAAATCCGTTCCCTATAGTGATACAAGGTTTCTTGGGATCACTGGAGCGGCTCACTTTATATTGCGTAATCTCATTGGTGACGCCGACAATACCATCTGAACTCCTGATCAGATACCGTTCAAGCTGCCCGACCCCCATGATGACCATTCTCGAGCGCTTCTTCATTTCTAGTTCTTTGTAGAGAAATCCATGGAAGTCGTAAAACACTCTGATACCCAAGATCTGTAGGAACGGTATTAGAAACGCGGTTCCGACACCTCTCATAATAACCGTATCAATTTTTTGTGAGTATATAAACCGCAGTGTTTGAAGGCATGCCCTCAGAGAATAGAGCGCCTGTTTAATCGTGTTTTGACTTGCTTCTCTTTTGCACCCGAGCATTACGATATTTTCATCTTCCGCTTGGTTCGTATCTCCACCCGCAAAAATCAGGTACGTCTCCGGAATCTTCCTGCGAATTTCCTTAAAAAGATGGTAAGCCCTTGATACAGGCGCCTTCCTGCAGTCAAATGGATAATCCCAGAGAATCAGTAATACACGCGGATTTGCCATAATTTCACTGTAGGGTGATCGTCTTTACGATATCCGCGTACCGTTCAGCGATTACGCGCCAGTCATAGGCCTCAGCTGACTTACGGGCGTTTTCAGAAATTTTCTGCCGGAGCACATCATCTTCGATGAGCATACGGATCTTTTGCTCGAGCTCAACAGCACTCTGTGGTTTTACAACCAGACCGTCAAATCCGTCAGTAATTACCTCAAGTATACCTTTTGTTTCGGTACCGATCACCGCTTTACCATGGCTCATACCCTCGAGCAGTACGACCGGCAACCCTTCTTGGAAACCGGAAGAATCCACAATTGATGGTATAGCGACTACATCTGCGAGCGCGAAGTACTCCGGTACTACAGCATGATCAACCGTGCCAACGAATTTGACATACGATTCGAGCTCGCTCTGCCGGGCAAGGGTTACTAGTTGCTCTTCCAAAGGCCCGCTCCCGATAATAATAAGCAATGCATCTACCTTATTGTGAACAAGTTCAGCCATTGCCTGAATGAGATACTCACATCCCTTCACTTCAACAAGCCGCCCAACAAAAAGGATGACAAAATTTGCACTGATTCCGTATTTTTCTCTTAAGAAGCCCTTACTCATATAGTCTTGAGTTTCAGGGACATTAACTCCCATTGGGGCAATCTGAAGCTTCCCACTAATCTCCGGACGCAGTTTCGGATCAATAAAGTCAAGTAGTTCCCGTGCTCGGTGCTCACTGACAGACACCACAGCATCAGAATTCCGGAGAGTAAAATTCGCGATTGAGCGACCAAACGGCACTTTTTGTATCAATGTTACTTCGGACGAGTGAATGGTCAGAATATGCTTTACTCCAAACATCTTCTTGCATACTGCCACAACGAAACCCTGCGGAACCAACCAGTGCGAATTTATGACCTCGATCTGTAACTTCCGAATAGTTGCTGCCGTGCTGAGTAGTTCAGATAGCAAAAAGAACGGGACCTGAAGTTTTGCAAGAAAGCTTTGTTTGACATTGTAGGCGATACCCCCATCTCGCGAGAGATACTGAAGTTGAAAGGGATAGAAATATGGAAAACGAAAAACAGGTAGCCCATTCAGAGATTCAGCCTTCGCGCTTCCCTCAACACGAGGGCATAGTACAGTGACACAATTACCCCGACTCAATCGTGCTGCTAATTCATAGATGAAATGTCCCTGCAGATCTCCTATAAATCTTGGAAAAGAGCTGGATAGGATTAGTAGTCTCGGTAATCTCTGATCTGATGGTTGAGTAGAATCAGAAGTGGCATCCATCAGTACCACCCTCCGTTCTTCTCCGCTTGCATATCGAACAGCATTGCAAAGAGCATAAACTGCGCCCCAAACCCGAAGACAAGCAGTGCTATGACTGCCGGTACAAATATCGGGTATCCCTGAATGAACTTGAAATACAGGGCGTAGAGCCCCACCAGCACTCCAAGCAACGTGAATGCAACCCCGAACAGATAGTAAAAGACCAGCGGGTGGAAGCTCATAATGATGTACTTCGTCTTCAGCCGCCAGAGGAAGTCCTTCAGCAGCAGCCATGAGAGCCGCATAATATAACTACCATACTTGATCCCCGAACGTTCAAGGCCGTACCGAGCGGGGTGCGGCACGTTTTTCACCCTGAAGCCGTAGACGTTCAGCCGCACGAGAAGATCGTTACAGTAGCCATAGCGGGGATAGATCGCATCGAGCGGAATCGTCTCGAGCGCCCGGCGTGAGATGGCGGTATACCCATTCTGGGGATCCATCATCTGCCAGTAGCCG is a window encoding:
- a CDS encoding glycosyltransferase family 4 protein, with product MDATSDSTQPSDQRLPRLLILSSSFPRFIGDLQGHFIYELAARLSRGNCVTVLCPRVEGSAKAESLNGLPVFRFPYFYPFQLQYLSRDGGIAYNVKQSFLAKLQVPFFLLSELLSTAATIRKLQIEVINSHWLVPQGFVVAVCKKMFGVKHILTIHSSEVTLIQKVPFGRSIANFTLRNSDAVVSVSEHRARELLDFIDPKLRPEISGKLQIAPMGVNVPETQDYMSKGFLREKYGISANFVILFVGRLVEVKGCEYLIQAMAELVHNKVDALLIIIGSGPLEEQLVTLARQSELESYVKFVGTVDHAVVPEYFALADVVAIPSIVDSSGFQEGLPVVLLEGMSHGKAVIGTETKGILEVITDGFDGLVVKPQSAVELEQKIRMLIEDDVLRQKISENARKSAEAYDWRVIAERYADIVKTITLQ
- a CDS encoding glycosyltransferase family 2 protein, yielding MYRDRMIAVVVPAYNEELLIEPTLASMPACVDRIYVVDDCSRDRTRERIAVCAVQDSRIAVISHDENAGVGAAIVTGYQAALADGMDIIAVMAGDNQMDPAFLPKLLDPVVDGKADYTVGNRLINPVFRQGMSTWRFVGNSVLTLLTKIASGYWQMMDPQNGYTAISRRALETIPLDAIYPRYGYCNDLLVRLNVYGFRVKNVPHPARYGLERSGIKYGSYIMRLSWLLLKDFLWRLKTKYIIMSFHPLVFYYLFGVAFTLLGVLVGLYALYFKFIQGYPIFVPAVIALLVFGFGAQFMLFAMLFDMQAEKNGGWY
- a CDS encoding oligosaccharide flippase family protein; translated protein: MQIFNISMKNNPLAKALIRFISNNPLYKGVLVLGSGTVLAQLIGIVTLPIITRLYSPSDLGVLAVYSSILSIVVVAASFRYEFAYPLPKQDETAANLFALCLLLLIVTSIGFTFVILFAGDILVTVFHLESLVQYLWLLILGFFGMGLYTILNHWAIRQRDYRRITYTKINQSASGAACKILLGFISYGPIGLIIGQIVSQVFGVSTFSRAMWKTEWDSLRKISIDGIKSVAKEYWSFPAFNLPASIVNTLSLQVPALMLLAIYGSQTVGLYALAQSLLVLPGSVISTSLAQAFLGEASKMVREDSLELKPLYITTVRHLSLIAVPLIGIPALLAPIVVPIIFGEVWIDAGWYCLPLALMVIPQFVVSPTSKLTIYGYNHWMLMWDITRVFGILVGFYVSQLFGLPVIMTVTIYALIMFAMYLFLIILNLKAISNFTQLVGSYRTE
- a CDS encoding class I SAM-dependent methyltransferase, with the protein product MTPKLGKVDNINISNEFYENLGDLPKQKRLSQLDQYRYKYVSAYLCGESVLDVGAYYGDFLKLGQKMGYEIKGTEINDLRVSIANENLGGNYVRKDFLHGKLSSFSDSSVDTVVCMEVLEHLEDDKFGLSELFRVAKRRVIITVPYNEKVRTVLCVHCNRYTPLSGHLHQMYDESSFDDCIPESWEKIKTCTFGNTLTKFIYATVPIRISLIDFALSRIYKDKNNWIVQIFDKQQ
- a CDS encoding glycosyltransferase family 4 protein; this encodes MANPRVLLILWDYPFDCRKAPVSRAYHLFKEIRRKIPETYLIFAGGDTNQAEDENIVMLGCKREASQNTIKQALYSLRACLQTLRFIYSQKIDTVIMRGVGTAFLIPFLQILGIRVFYDFHGFLYKELEMKKRSRMVIMGVGQLERYLIRSSDGIVGVTNEITQYKVSRSSDPKKPCITIGNGFDVASVSVRKPLPFAGNELRLLCVANVSRWHGLDRVLHGLAVYSGTFEVTLHVAGDGPELPSIRQLAEDLGIVDKVIFHGFMSGRELDSLFDQCHIAVGSLGVHRIGLSEASTLKAREYCARGIPFIYGIPDPDFSNNFPDLLYLPADETSVDVKEVIKFASETYADPYHPQKMRCYAMEHLDWSVKAKGLEDILKVREDKCGDFA